One genomic region from Prunus persica cultivar Lovell chromosome G3, Prunus_persica_NCBIv2, whole genome shotgun sequence encodes:
- the LOC18782183 gene encoding protein farnesyltransferase subunit beta, with product MELPVATVTQHDQWKVESQVFRIYDLFGNLPPNAQSVMIELQRDNHIEYLTRGLRQLPPSFCTLDASRPWLCYWILHSLALLGESVDDELEHNTIDFLSRCQDPSGGYGGGPGQLPHLATTYAAVNALITVGGDQALSSINRCELYKFLQQMKHPSGGFRMHDGGEIDVRACYTAISVASILNILDDDLVHNVGSFILSCQTYEGGISGEPGSEAHGGYTFCGVATMILINQINRLDLPRLIDWLVFRQGKEFGFQGRTNKLVDGCYSFWQGGVFPLLQRVRSIIDEQLVLPDAGGHSTTNGTHTSTTSSISEVGESFEGTSSHVDDACHSRQEVNFNDIGYNFVKRPIEMEPLFHSLALQQYILLCSQEEKGGMKDKPGLSRDFYHTCYCLSGLSVCQHMWSDEEDSPVLPRALMGSYSNLLEPIHPLFNVVLEQYHEAREFFTRD from the exons ATGGAGCTTCCGGTTGCAACAGTGACTCAGCACGATCAATGGAAGGTGGAGAGTCAGGTCTTTCGGATCTACGATCTCTTTGGCAACCTTCCCCCCAACGCCCAATCCGTAAT GATCGAACTTCAGCGTGATAATCACATAGAGTACTTAACGAGAGGCCTCAGACAACTCCCTCCCTCGTTCTGCACTTTGGATGCCAG TCGGCCTTGGCTGTGCTATTGGATTCTGCATTCATTGGCTTTACTAGGGGAGTCTGTTGATGATGAACTGGAACATAACACCATTGACTTCCTTAGCCGTTGCCAG GACCCAAGTGGTGGATATGGCGGCGGACCTGGACAG CTGCCACATCTGGCAACAACTTATGCTGCAGTCAATGCACTCATAACTGTCGGTGGTGATCAAGCTCTCTCATCAATTAATAG atGTGAACTATACAAGTTTCTGCAGCAAATGAAACATCCAAGCGGTGGCTTCAG GATGCATGATGGTGGAGAAATTGATGTCCGGGCTTGCTACACTGCGATTTCT GTAGCAAGTATTTTGAACATTTTGGATGATGACCTGGTTCATAATGTTGGAAGTTTCATCTTAAG TTGTCAGACTTATGAAGGTGGCATTTCTGGGGAACCTGGTTCTGAAGCTCATGGCGG gtACACCTTTTGTGGGGTGGCTACAATGATTCTAATCAATCAGATCAATCGTTTGGACTTGCCCAGACTAATT GATTGGTTGGTATTTCGACAAGGGAAGGAGTTTGGATTTCAGGGGAGGACTAATAAATTGGTTGATGGTTGCTACTCCTTTTGGCAG GGAGGTGTTTTTCCATTATTACAAAGAGTGCGTTCAATTATTGATGAACAACTCGTGCTCCCAGACGCTGGAGGACACTCTACTACGAATGGCACACACACTTCTACGACATCTAGTATATCTGAAGTGGGGGAAAGTTTTGAAGGCACTTCATCTCATGTTGATGATGCTTGCCATTCTAGGCAGGAAG TGAATTTCAATGATATCGGTTATAATTTTGTCAAGAGGCCTATAGAAATGGAGCCACTTTTTCACAGCCTGGCATTGCAGCAATACATACTTTTATGCTCACAG GAGGAGAAGGGTGGGATGAAAGACAAACCTGGGCTATCTAGGGATTTCTACCACACATGCTATTGTCTGAGTGGTCTCTCTGTATGCCAACATATGTGGTCGGATGAAGAAGACTCTCCAGTGTTGCCTAGAGCATTAATGGGTTCCTATTCCAATTTGTTGGAACCAATACATCCCCTCTTCAATGTTGTCTTAGAACAGTACCATGAAGCCCGGGAATTCTTTACAAGAGACTGA